Below is a genomic region from Rosa chinensis cultivar Old Blush chromosome 5, RchiOBHm-V2, whole genome shotgun sequence.
ATCAACGATTAGGTTTCGGAACATTGAACAGCTCAAGTTGCACTTGTTCCACCAGCATAGGTTGTATATGTGTCCTCTATGTTTGGAAGGGAGGAAGGTGTTTGTATGTGAACAAAAGCTTTATACTAAAGCCCAGTTGAAACGGCATACAAGTACAGGGGACTCTGTAGTTGATGGAAGTGAAAGCGAAAGAGGTGGCTTCAAGGGACATCCTATGTGTAAGTTTTGCAAAATTGGATTCTACGGCGAGAATGAACTGTATGCTCACATGACTACTGGTCACTATAAGTGTCATTTATGTTGCGATTCTGGAGAACAGTATGAATATTATAAGAATTATCATGACCTCGAGTTGCACTTCAGCCGAGGCCATTTTCTATGTGAAGATGAGTCCTGCCTTGAGAAAAAGTTTGTGGTGTTCCGATCTGAGGCAGAATTGAAGAAGCACAGTACTATGGAACATGGGGGGCGTATGTCTCGCTCCAAGCGTAATGCTGCTCTCCAATTACCAACTAGCTTCCGATATGGACCAAGTAATGACCAAGATAGTAGACGTGGAAGAAGAGGTCTGCCATTTCGCGGCGATTCTTCTAATGATCAAGCAAGCAGTTTGGAGACACCTAATGCTGATGATAGAACATTGCATGATCCTTCATCATCCATTAGGCAAGCTGGTAGTTTGGAATTACTTGGAGATACAAGTGACATTGATCCAATCATTAAGCCATTTGAGTCCTTAAGTCGACCTTCAAGTGATACAGAAGCATCTTCAAGGTACCTGCGAGTAGCCTTGGGGAAAAACAGTGGGAAAGCGAAAGCGCAATTGGAGGACTCTTCCTTATTTCCTCCCCTTGCACCTGGCAGCAGCAGCAGTCAACTGACTCCCAAACATGAATCCGATCATGGTTTGCCTAACAACAATACCATGGCAGCACATCTCCGCAGGCAAAACAACCGGAAGATGGCTGTTGAGTGTCCTGATATTAGGCCTGCTGTTATTAGTTCTAGTGAGGCTTGGCCAGCAGCGGGGCGTGTAGCACCACCTGCTAGTTCATCTCAGATGCCGTGGCCTAAAACTAATGTTCCAGGGATTGTCTCAGCAGTTACTAAACCTGCTGTTAGTTCTAGTCAGGCTTGGCCAGCAGCTGGGCGTGTAGCTCCACCTACTAATTCATCTCAGATGGCATGGCCTAAAGCAAATGTGAGTGCAGCACCACCTACTAGTTCATCTCAGAAGCTGTTGTCTAAAACTAATAGTCAGAACAAGGCGTGGCCGAAGGTTTCAGGTTGTGGTCAGAACAAGACGGCCTTTGGTAAGGGAGCAGGACATTCCAGCTATGCAAGCACTCTGCAGGCTCAAGTTGAGAACCGAGAGACATCAACAGAAGTGCACAAGTGCGTGAGTTTGGATTCCAGCTTGGATTTCCCTCCAGTTTCAGCAGCACAAGTAGTGCAAAAGTTGCCCCAACAAACTAGTGAGCCTTTATTGAAAGTGGGGGATTTTCAAGCTGCTAATAAGGCCTTGGTGGAAAATATTCGCGCTGCTGTTGACTTCAATGAAGACAAATACACTGCGTTTAAGGACATATCTGTACAGTATAGTCAGGGATTGGTGGACATAAACatgtattttaattttgtgaGGCAGTTTGGGTTGTTACATCTTGTCCTTGACTTGGCTAGACTGTGCCCCAATGCTGAGAAgcagcaagagctaattgatgCCTACGATAACAGTATGAGAAGCAATGGTGCAGAAGAGGATGATGGATGGTCTCAGGTCAAGGTCCGATTGAAAGATTTGAAGAAAGGGAAAGGGAAGAGTTCTAAGAATGGCTCTACTGCAGCACCAGTTTTAGATCTCAGGTCAAGGTCCGATTGAAAGATTTGAAGAAAGGTAAAGGGAAGAGTTCTAAGAATGGCTCTACTGCAGCACCAGTTTTGGATCTCAGTAATTCAGCCAGAGGATTGCCCGTCCAGGGTGTTTGGCGAAATAAAGGCAGCCATAAACTTTTTGGTTAGATAATAATTGTACAGTTGAAGCTCAGACAATTGTACTGgcatttggtttatgtaattttCCTTTTTGCGTATCTCATATCCTGTCCTTCTGCATAGTTGCACTAAGTTCACAAAGCTTACACATCCGAGATTATCCTATC
It encodes:
- the LOC112168354 gene encoding E3 ubiquitin-protein ligase hel2, with the translated sequence MDDCCAVCADTLEWVAYGACGHKEVCSTCVARLRFICEDRRCCICKTESNVVFVTKALGDYTKMVRDLPSKAREGRCGSYWYHEDTQAFFDDADHYKMIKAVCNLSCSECDKMEEKSTIRFRNIEQLKLHLFHQHRLYMCPLCLEGRKVFVCEQKLYTKAQLKRHTSTGDSVVDGSESERGGFKGHPMCKFCKIGFYGENELYAHMTTGHYKCHLCCDSGEQYEYYKNYHDLELHFSRGHFLCEDESCLEKKFVVFRSEAELKKHSTMEHGGRMSRSKRNAALQLPTSFRYGPSNDQDSRRGRRGLPFRGDSSNDQASSLETPNADDRTLHDPSSSIRQAGSLELLGDTSDIDPIIKPFESLSRPSSDTEASSRYLRVALGKNSGKAKAQLEDSSLFPPLAPGSSSSQLTPKHESDHGLPNNNTMAAHLRRQNNRKMAVECPDIRPAVISSSEAWPAAGRVAPPASSSQMPWPKTNVPGIVSAVTKPAVSSSQAWPAAGRVAPPTNSSQMAWPKANVSAAPPTSSSQKLLSKTNSQNKAWPKVSGCGQNKTAFGKGAGHSSYASTLQAQVENRETSTEVHKCVSLDSSLDFPPVSAAQVVQKLPQQTSEPLLKVGDFQAANKALVENIRAAVDFNEDKYTAFKDISVQYSQGLVDINMYFNFVRQFGLLHLVLDLARLCPNAEKQQELIDAYDNSMRSNGAEEDDGWSQVKVRLKDLKKGKGKSSKNGSTAAPVLDLRSRSD